The nucleotide sequence TATGTTCATCCAGTTGAAGTTCCGCAAGCATCCCGATATCCGGATCTTTTCCGATATTAACAGCGCGCATATAGGATCTCATGGCCACCATCTTTTTTAAGACTGTCCGAATCACTTCCGTATCACCGGCCGTTAATAAATTAGCCAAATATTGAATGGGTATTCTTAAATGATCAATGGCAGGGAAAATCACTTGGGGATCCAGATGGTCCCCTTGCCCTTGAAAAGCATTCATGATCGGGCTTAAAGGGGGAACATACCAAACCATCGGCAATGTCCGGTATTCCGGGTGTAAAGGCAAGGCAATCCCAAATGTAACTGCCAATTTGTAAACCGGTGAGCGCTGGGCCGCATTGATCCAGTCTTCCGGTATGCCATCCCGGCGGGCTTGTTCAACAACCTTGGGATCATTGGGATCGAGAAAAATACTCAAGTGTGATTGAACCAACTCTTTTTCATTGGAAACAGAAGCTGCTTCTTCAACTCGGTCAACATCATACAGAACAATGCCGATATAGCGGATACGCCCGACGCATGTTTCAGAACAAATGGTGGACAGACCGGCCTCTATTCTTGGAAAACAAAACGTACACTTCTCTGCCTTTTGCGTTTTCCAATTAAAATAAACCTTTTTATAAGGACATCCTGTCATACAAAACCGCCATCCACGGCAGGCTTCCTGATCCACCAACACAATCCCGTCTTCATCCCGTTTGTAAATGGCGCCGGACGGACATGAGGAAACGCATGGCGGATTGATGCAATGTTCACAGATTCGGGGAAGATACATCATAAATGTCTGTTCAAATTCCAGGCGAACGGATTCTTCGAGCCCTTTCATATTGGGGTCCCGTTGGCCGGTGACATGCACCCCTGCCAGATCGTCTTCCCAGTTGGGTCCCCATTTTAATTCCATATATTCTCCGGTAAGCTGGGATTTTGGTCTGGCCACGGGCTGGTGTTTTTTCTCGGGACTATTGATCAACGTTTCATAGTCATAGGTCCAAGGCTCGTAAAATTCATCAATGGGGGTCAAGTAAGGGTTGTAAAAAATTTGCGCCAATTTGGTGGCTCTTCCCCCTGCTTTCAGTTCCAGTTTTCCCTTTTTTATTTCCCATCCCCCTTTATGGGTCTCCTGGTTCTCCCATTCCTTCGGATATCCAATCCCGGGCTTCGTCTCTACATTATTCCACCACATATACTCAGTACCGGGACGATTGGTCCATGTATTTTTGCAGGTCACACTGCAGGTATGGCATCCGATACACTTGTCCAGACTCATCACCATTCCAAATTGGGCCTTAATTCTCAAGCCAGGACACCTCCTTCAGCCTTCGAATGACAACCTTCATGTCCCGCTGATTTCCTGTAGGACCGTAATAATTAAATCCATAACTTAATTGGGCATACCCGCCAATCATATGGGTGGGTTTTACATAAATTTTTGTCGGGCTGTTAAAGGTTCCCCCGCGTTCCTTTGTAATTGGTGATCCTGGGACATTAATAATCCGGTCCTGAACATGATACATAAAGGCTGTTCCCCGGGGAATCCGATGGCTGACCACGGCACGTGCAACCACGACACCGTTGCGGTTATACATTTCAAGCCAGTCGTTATCAGCAATTCCCACTTCTTCCGCATCCTTATTATTCATCCATACATGGGGTCCGCCGCGGAATAAAGTTAACATGGGTAGTGTATCCCCATAGGTACTGTGATAAGACCATTTAAAATGAGGAGTTAAATACCGCAAGGTAATCTCTTTACTGTTCACATCGGGCCTTCTATCCGCCGGATAAAACGTCTTTATAGGCAGGGTGGGTTTATATAGAGGAAGTTCTTCACCGAACTCCTGAATCACCTCATGATCTAGGTAAAAATGTTGGCGCCCTGTTAGCGTCCGCCAAGGAATCATCTTTTCCACATTAGTGGTAAAGGGTGAATAACGCCGGTTCCCTGTCTCTGTCCCGCTAAAAACGGGAGAAGTCATTACTTTTTTTGGTTGGGCTGTAATTTCAGAAAAAGAAAGCTGTTCTTCCTTCCTTTCTTCGGCTAAATCCCTTAATCTTAGACTGGTTTTTTTCTCAAGGGCTTCCCATGCTTTTACCGCCATCGCCCCATTGGTAGTGCTGGACAAGGTTAGGATCGCCTCTGCCACATCCCGGTCACTAAAAAGGCTTGGACATTCCTTGTATTCTCCTTCGTAACTGACGGTTCCCAATATTCTTTGCAGCCGCTCATACTCTTCCTTTCCGTTCCAGGTAATTCCCTTTGATCCAATGGATTCTTTCACAAGAGGGCCTAACGCAATCATCTTCTCATAAACTTTCTTGTAATCCCGGTCCACAATATGCAAACGGGGTAAATTGACGCCAGGAATCGGTTGAATGTCCCCGGTTTTCCAATCAGGAACTTGACCTAAGGGTTGAGCAATCTCATCAGGAGAATCATGCAGCAAAGGAGTAGCCACCAGATCCTGTTGGGTTTCCGGAAAATAATTTACAGCTAATTCAGAAAAGGTTTTTGCCAATTTTTTAAAGGTATCCCAATCTGATTTGGCTTCCCAGGGCGGAGTGATCGCCGGATTAAAGGGATGAATAAAGGGATGCATGTCGGTACTGCTGAGATCATACTTCTCATACCAGGTGGCTGCAGGAAGTACGATATCTGAATAAACAGAAGTTCCTGACATGCGGAAATCAATATTTACCAATAAATCCAATTTCCCCTCGGAGCCTTTCTCATTCCACTTTACTTCCCTTGTTTTTATTTGTTGATTTTCTTCACTTAAATCGCCGTGATGGGTTCCCAATAAATGTTTCAGGAAATATTCGTGACCTTTGGCTGAACTTCCAATTAGATTGGCGCGCCAGACGAACAAGACCTTTGGAAAATTATTTGGGTTGTCCGGATCTTCTACAGCAAATTGAAGTTTTCCCTGCTTTAGCCGGTTGGTGATATTGGTAATGATTTCTTCTGTCGTTCCCGCACCGGTTTGTTTCACCTTATCAATCAATTTGATGGAATTTTGGTCAAACTGCGGGTAAAACGGAAGCCAACCCAAACGGGCAGCCAATGCATTATAATCTGCATAATGTTCATAACGGGGTTTATCCTTTAACGGAGAAATCAGCTCACGGACAGGAATTTCTTCATATCTCCATTGACTGGAAGCAAAATACATAAAGGAGGTGCCATTTTGTAGTCGCGGAGGGCCTCCCCAGTCCCGGGCAAAGGCAATGGTTTGCCATCCCTCCAGGGGTCGGAGCTTTTCCTGCCCAACATAATGAGCCCATCCGCCGCCATTTACTCCTTGGGACCCGGTTAAGAGAACAAGATTAAGAATAGAGCGGTAAATCAAATCAGAATGGTACCAATGATTAATTCCAGCCCCCATCACAATCATGGAACGACCCTTTGTATCGATGGCATTCTGGGCAAATTCGCGGGCAATTTGTGCTGCCAAATTTCGGTCTACGCCTGTGATGGCTTCCTGCCAGGCTGGGGTGTAAGGTTTCGGGTCATCATAATTTACTGGGTAATCACCGGCCAGACCCCTGCCGATCCCCACATTGGCCAGCATCAGATCAAAGACCGTTGCCACGTATAAGGGTTCACCATTTCGGTCTATTTTTTTGGCGGGGACGGAGCGATACAATACTTCTTTTTTCGTATCGTCAAAATATGGCAAAGCCAAAGAGATCACTTCATCATGGTTGCCAAGGAGAGTTAAAGCCGGATCGATGGGAAGATTCCCGACTTCATCAATTAAATGAAGATTCCAATTGCCTTTTTCTTCCCAGCGGTGCCCAATGCTTCCGTTTGGAACCGTAAATTGATTCGAATGTTGATCCAACACCACTGCTTTCCATTCCGCCTTATTTAGCGGAAATCCCAGATCGCTTGCTCTCAGAAAACGTTCTGCCGTAAAATGATCTCCTCTTTTTTTCAAGGTAACCAAAAAAGGAAGATCGGTGTATGTTTTTGCATAATGATTAAAGTACTCTGTTTCCTTATCTACATAAAATTCTTTTAAAATGACGTGTGTCATCGCCATAGCCAAAGCCGCATCCTTACCCGGATGAACAGCAAGCCAATGGTCTGCGAATTTCACATACTCCGCATAGTCGGGGCTGACCGCAACCACTTTTGTTCCACGGTAACGGGCTTCCACCATGAAGTGGGAGTCCGGAGTCCTTGTTTGTGGGAGATTGGAACCCCAAATCATCATGTAACTGGAATTATACCAATCACCACTTTCTGGAACATCGGTTTGATCTCCCCATATTTGCGGTGAAGCGGGAGGAAGATCAGCATACCAATCATAAAAACTGATAAGAGCACCGCCAAGCAGCGTCAAAAAACGGGAGCCTCCCGCATAGCTGACCATGGACATGGCCGGTATTGGCGAAAAACCGAAAATCCGGTCAGGTCCAACCTGTTGGATGGTATAAATAAGAGAGGCGGATATCAGTTGATTTATCTCATCCCATGATGCACGCACAAACCCTCCCTTCCCCCGTGCAGATTTATATTGTGCCGTTTTTTCCGGATCTTCCAAAATGCTCTTCCAGGCAGCTACCGGGTCATTCGTTTTCTCTAGCGCTTCACGCCACAAACGAAGCAATACTCCACGTACATATGGATAACGGACACGCAACGGGCTGTAAATATACCACGAAAAAGAAGCCCCCCTTGGACAGCCGCGCGGTTCATACTCCGGCATGTCAGGTCCCGTGGTGGGATAATCGGTTTGCTGGGTTTCCCAGGTTACAATCCCGTCTTTCACATATACTTTCCAACTGCAAGAGCCGGTACAGTTGACGCCATGAGTAGATCGAACAATTTTGTCATGCTGCCAGCGCCGTCTATATACTTTCTCCCATTCCCGGTCAAAGGGCGACATCTCACTCCATCCTTCTGAATATTTGGTTCTAGGCTTCAAGAACT is from Microaerobacter geothermalis and encodes:
- the narH gene encoding nitrate reductase subunit beta, which produces MRIKAQFGMVMSLDKCIGCHTCSVTCKNTWTNRPGTEYMWWNNVETKPGIGYPKEWENQETHKGGWEIKKGKLELKAGGRATKLAQIFYNPYLTPIDEFYEPWTYDYETLINSPEKKHQPVARPKSQLTGEYMELKWGPNWEDDLAGVHVTGQRDPNMKGLEESVRLEFEQTFMMYLPRICEHCINPPCVSSCPSGAIYKRDEDGIVLVDQEACRGWRFCMTGCPYKKVYFNWKTQKAEKCTFCFPRIEAGLSTICSETCVGRIRYIGIVLYDVDRVEEAASVSNEKELVQSHLSIFLDPNDPKVVEQARRDGIPEDWINAAQRSPVYKLAVTFGIALPLHPEYRTLPMVWYVPPLSPIMNAFQGQGDHLDPQVIFPAIDHLRIPIQYLANLLTAGDTEVIRTVLKKMVAMRSYMRAVNIGKDPDIGMLAELQLDEHMVKEMYRLLAIAKYSDRYVIPSAHREQVGNMHLGRGIAGLDFMESCSGCNVLGWGDSDDR
- a CDS encoding nitrate reductase subunit alpha — its product is MNKKTSPLLKKLKFLKPRTKYSEGWSEMSPFDREWEKVYRRRWQHDKIVRSTHGVNCTGSCSWKVYVKDGIVTWETQQTDYPTTGPDMPEYEPRGCPRGASFSWYIYSPLRVRYPYVRGVLLRLWREALEKTNDPVAAWKSILEDPEKTAQYKSARGKGGFVRASWDEINQLISASLIYTIQQVGPDRIFGFSPIPAMSMVSYAGGSRFLTLLGGALISFYDWYADLPPASPQIWGDQTDVPESGDWYNSSYMMIWGSNLPQTRTPDSHFMVEARYRGTKVVAVSPDYAEYVKFADHWLAVHPGKDAALAMAMTHVILKEFYVDKETEYFNHYAKTYTDLPFLVTLKKRGDHFTAERFLRASDLGFPLNKAEWKAVVLDQHSNQFTVPNGSIGHRWEEKGNWNLHLIDEVGNLPIDPALTLLGNHDEVISLALPYFDDTKKEVLYRSVPAKKIDRNGEPLYVATVFDLMLANVGIGRGLAGDYPVNYDDPKPYTPAWQEAITGVDRNLAAQIAREFAQNAIDTKGRSMIVMGAGINHWYHSDLIYRSILNLVLLTGSQGVNGGGWAHYVGQEKLRPLEGWQTIAFARDWGGPPRLQNGTSFMYFASSQWRYEEIPVRELISPLKDKPRYEHYADYNALAARLGWLPFYPQFDQNSIKLIDKVKQTGAGTTEEIITNITNRLKQGKLQFAVEDPDNPNNFPKVLFVWRANLIGSSAKGHEYFLKHLLGTHHGDLSEENQQIKTREVKWNEKGSEGKLDLLVNIDFRMSGTSVYSDIVLPAATWYEKYDLSSTDMHPFIHPFNPAITPPWEAKSDWDTFKKLAKTFSELAVNYFPETQQDLVATPLLHDSPDEIAQPLGQVPDWKTGDIQPIPGVNLPRLHIVDRDYKKVYEKMIALGPLVKESIGSKGITWNGKEEYERLQRILGTVSYEGEYKECPSLFSDRDVAEAILTLSSTTNGAMAVKAWEALEKKTSLRLRDLAEERKEEQLSFSEITAQPKKVMTSPVFSGTETGNRRYSPFTTNVEKMIPWRTLTGRQHFYLDHEVIQEFGEELPLYKPTLPIKTFYPADRRPDVNSKEITLRYLTPHFKWSYHSTYGDTLPMLTLFRGGPHVWMNNKDAEEVGIADNDWLEMYNRNGVVVARAVVSHRIPRGTAFMYHVQDRIINVPGSPITKERGGTFNSPTKIYVKPTHMIGGYAQLSYGFNYYGPTGNQRDMKVVIRRLKEVSWLEN